The following DNA comes from Athene noctua chromosome 1, bAthNoc1.hap1.1, whole genome shotgun sequence.
GGCTCATTCCAACAGCTGGTTTATGGAGCCAGCATAGCTTCCAAGTGAATCTGAGGGACTGCCCTGGAATGAACTGTTTCCATGGGGGCAGCCAGGAAACTTTCCAGGAGGCTCCAGTCCTTCAGAGACAGCCTGCatggatggaggaggaggaatttaCTCACTTCTTGTTGAGGACGCTTTTTGTCCCTGATGCCTACAGTCTTTTCCCTTGGGGAGGGATGTGCCACACATGGTGAACCTCAGCCCACAGCCCCCAGGAGCCCAAGCACCGCTCACGCTGGGGAGAGCTCAGGAATGCCACCTCTCACAGACCAAGAAAAGGGGccaggaaaaggcagcagatcccCGTGTCCTGGTGAGCCCTGAGGAACGGCCCCGCCACACCCCACGGGGGCTGACGacacctctgctcccccccagcctaaagccccagctgcctcctgtgctTTCAGAGATGCTTACATCTTATTCAAAACCCAATATGACTACAGGAACATCCTTTCCTGGAATGAAATGATGTAGGTTGGGTTAATTCAAGGAAACAGCCTGAGTAAAAGCTTGGGACTGAACTCCCTCGGTGTAATTAGCAGGGCCAAAAGTCCTCTCCTGTCCCTCCCCTCTtctccagctggaacagcccaTCGCACTGATGCATATGAGATGTGCCAGTGCCTGGACCCACATGGTGCATGGGGAAAGATGGGGCTGCCTTTAACTGCTTAGTAAATATGACCACTTGGTCTCCCTGCCAAGAGGAAGGTCTTCATACAGCATGTGCTGGCAGGTCAGAGCAGAATGATGGCAGTTCCTCGTCTTGCATCCTTCATCCATTTCATATGCTGAACATTTTATTAGGGGCCATTTAATTCCACATTCTGGTCCACCATTTCCTCCTCAACAACCTTCACTTTTCCTTTCTCCAAGACCTGCCTCAGATCCAAAGCATCTTCTCTGCCACCTCCCCGGTCCCAGAGCCAGGCCCTGCAGGTGCCACCACACCCCTGGACTCCCAGCTGATCTCCTCTTCCCACAGAACAtccttcatagaatcataaaatagtttgggttgggagggacttttaaaggtcatctaatccaacccccctgccatgggcaaggacatcttcaactagatcaggttgcttagagcCTCATACAacatgaccttgaatgtttccagggactAAGCATCtaaaacctctctgggcaacctgtgccagtgtttcaccaccctcactgtaaaaatgttcttccttatatctagtctgaatctaccttcttttagtttaaaaccccTCGTCCTACTGCTATAGACCCTACTAgtaagtctgtccccatctttcttataagcccccacTCTTATAAGCCCATCCTTCAGGCAATGATCTGACCACTCATTGCCTTCCCTCCTCTAGCCCCTCTGTTACAAACTCTTTGACCTTAGCTTGGTGGTTTAGGAAGAACCGGCAGAATGAATGTCTGGTAGATGCAGTCATTGCAATCGATCATGAGAGCAGCAAGAGGAGTAACACCTCTGCCTCTCCTGCTTTTATTGACCTCTGGTCTGGGAGGAggggagcagcagccctgcaggccCTGCTCTCCCTCCCGCTCACCCGTGTGCTGCAGATAGGGTCTGGAAACCAAAGACCCACCTTTCCccccctgctctcctccccaggGGGGAGACGACAGCTTTGCCTTTAACAGGTACTTTCTAATTTGAGCGATACCTCCTAAAGTGTCAAACAGTTGTGCAAATATTTTATCGTCGGAAGCAAAGACAGAACGAAGCTGTTGAAGATGGTTAGGGGATGTGCTCCGCAGGCTTGACAGCCTGCTGGGAAGCAGAGAGCGACTCCATCCATGGGGATGGGCTGAGGAGGTCCCCAGCTGTCCTGTCCTTTGCACGGGGTTTTCCCCAAAACTCCACTCCTTTCACTGGTTAGTCCAAGGGCAGAAAACTGCCCTGGCCCGGGAACACTGCCAGAACTGCCACTCAGTGCCCAAAACCTGCCCCAGATGACATCCTCCAGGCTGCGTGATTCTCCGAAGCTCTGCAAGACCACCTGAGTGAGGTGTGCTGGGTGCCTGAATTGAGCCCAGGATCGCTCTTCCGCTGCACGGTCGCTGAAGATGACAATGTTCCCCCCTCCCAGAGGGGAGATGTATGTAAGGAATGGGAAGCTTGGGAGGCCTGAGATAACAGGCTGGCTTTGAAAACTTTGGAGATAACGGACTGTTTCGGAAGGCTTTAGAGCAGAGCGAGGCAGCCTGCCCACGCTCTGGGCTACAGAAGGTGGTTAGATACGACCGGCACCCCTCCCCGGCATCACCGGCTCCTTCCCTCGGGCACGGTTCCGTCTCCCGCCCTTCCGCGGGCGCTGCTGGGCGAGATTTCCACCCCCCGAAAAGCTGTTGGGAGACCCAGGGCCCGGGGAGCGCCGGCGAGCCGCGCCCGCGTCCGCCCCGCCGGGagaggcggcggggcccgggagcgcgcaccgccgccccccgccggcacAGCCCCTCGGCTCCGGGCCCGGCGGCCatgggcagcgggagcagccggcggcggggcgcggcggcggcggcgcccgcgggcacggcggcggcggACACCCGGGAGCTGCTGGAGACGGTGCTGGCCGAGtgcgaggaggcggcggcgctgcccgcccccggccgccgagccccggccggcgggcgctgcggggagctggcggcgggaggcggcggcggcggcgggggagggccCCCGCCCGAGCAGGCGGTAAGTGCCCGGCCCCGGCAGGGCCCCCGCGGCCGGCCGGACCCTCCTGGCTGCGGCCCCGGGAGCCCCCATCCCCAGGGGCGTCCCCGCGGGACTGGGGAGCCCCGCCACGGCAGACGCTGATGCTGCAGCCATGGCTTCCCCAAAATATAAATGACATTAAATTCTCTGCATCTTCGCTGGCAAACCAGGCTCGAtcccatctgctgctgctcttgcgTTTGTCTCTCTGGTGCAAGGGAAGCCCCGTCCCGAAAAGGGCCGTCCCGCTCTCCCTCTGCTACTGAAAGTTTCTTTTCCTGCCTCATGGAAATATCTCGACTTTGTAAAGTACGGCTCGTGCTTTTCCCTGAGTCGGGCTTATACACAGAAGTTTAAAAAGGTGGACATAAAGCTGCCGTTTAGTGTTTGCCAATCCACTGCAGTCGCAGTCTGGCTTTTCCTATAAAGAAGCATTTCAGTCTCTTTCTGTTTAACAAATAATGGATTTGCCTCTAAGGGAACTGagattgttttattttgctttttcctatCCAAAAATAACAGCAGCATCTATGTAATCTGGTGATGAGGCCAGAAATCACCAGCTTCTTTATCTTAGATTGGCTTTGAAAGTTGTGTGTTGTTAGTTAGATAAGCACTGCTCTCCACAGATGCACAAAAGTTGTCAGACTAgagtaataaatttaaaaatagaaatgaatatTTAGGACGCAGGAAGTTTCTGCCTTGCATGTCTCAGTTTTGCGCTTTAGAAGTGTATCGTTTCCATTGCCAAACTGCTTGTCTATGGGGTAGGGATaactttaacagaaaataattttgccattaGGAAACTTGGCAGGGTTCACTAtgagaactcttttttttttagacaagTTTTAAAGAGAAGCctcaaagaaagtaaaatttggaaatggggaaaaaaaaaaaaaaaagaggaagagatcTTGTATTgtcatattttttccttgctcttttaACTCCAAACCCTCTGGCTGTGTGAACGGGAGCTCAGTCCCACACCAGTTTCTCCTCAGAGGGACTCTCATTTATGAGCAGTCCTCCCGACTTCTCCCATTTATCTTTACTTATGGGAATAGAGGCTGTTGGTGtccattttctctctgttcccacATGTGAATATTGTGGCTggatctttaaaaataatagttaTATCTGTTGTGAATTTTCCTGTGCATAAAGTGGTATTTTAGCTCTATGCTGAAGTGATGTATATTCTGGGTAGTTATGTATCAGAAAGGCAACAGCGCTGCCCCCATCTCTCTTTTCAAAAATCAGTAGAGAGAGCATATACCATGGCAGTAGATATTAGTGAACTAATGACAAGGAGCAAACCAGAAAGGCTGAAGAATTTAAGACATTgctcggggggtggggggggtggggggtgggggggtcaccaTGCCCTGCTGCAGACCTCCTCCTGTGGCAGAAATGATATTGCGGAACCTGCAGCCTCACCTCAGCCACCCTGGGTTGTGGTCACACCCCGTGTAAACCCAGGGTGGGAACACCGTCAGGCCTCGCAGCACAGAGGTGTCTGTGAGGGCCCTCAAAGTCCAGCACAGAGGTGTCTGTGAGGGCCCTCAAAGTCCAGCCTGAAGTGGGTGTGTGGCCAAGTGGGTGCAGCACACAGCTATGCCACCCGTGAGGCAATGGTGTCTCCTcgtccagctgctgctgctgcctcttgttTGGGAAGGAAGTTCACATCTCTGGTTACACCCAGACAGGTTGTTTGAAAACCAGCAAGGAATTACCAGTGTCTTTCAAAGGTGTTAAGAGACATACAAGAGAAGTCTTAGATGTTTTCAGGGCAAACTTAAAGCTCTTCTTGGTAGCACCTCCTTTACCTGAACCTGAGGTGGCCATGGTACAGGCAGCAGTCATGCGTTTACCGTTCTGACTCCTCGAGGCCTAAAAAGTCACTAGCctgagagaaggagggaggaaactGTTTGCAGCACcaagttttgtttgtttactggATGCAATTCAGTCTTTCAGGTCATTGTGCAAACTGCAGTCCCACCCTTCCCATGAGGCTGATGGAGGAGGTTTCTGGAAAGGGATACCGGCTTCATTGCATCACTAGTTCCTTGCTAGAaattttgaggacaatttctttcAGTCTTGCCAGCTTCTCAACCAGTCATTGTGGTGGGAACTTGCTTGCTTTGCCCTGTTCAGCAGTACAAACTGGAGGACGAACAAAGAAAGGATGAGTTGGTTCAAGAGAGCTAATGTGGAAAACAcgaaggaggaggaaaggcagcAAGGAGATATTACAGTAGAAAAGTCTGATGAGAAATAGCCCATGGAGGAGCAGATTCTGGccagtgggaggagaggagagcttTGCACGGGCCAGAAGACAGCAGTTGCCTGTAAGCAGGACTCAGCTCTGCTGTCACAGCTGGGTTTCTCCTGGGTGTGATGTCCATGAATGTTGTGCTTCACAACTGAACCCCGATGCACTTTGTCATTCAGCAGCAAGCTGTCAGCACCAATGGGTGGTCAGGCCAGGTGGCAAGGGCTGGTGGAGAGGGATGTGGCTGTGTTTAAAGGCTTGAGCCTCCTCTATTGCATTCAAATAGTGCTTGGGAGTGAGAAGAGTGAAAAAACATCACAGCAGTGGGCTGGGTACCAAACCCTGATGGGGAACCTGACCCCAACTTCAGAGCAGACCTCAACACCTCCTTATCAGCATCAAACGTCCATTTTCAGGTTTTGCCCTTGATTCCAGATGGTCATACAtgctttttccttgtttctttgttCAAGACTGAAAAAGTATTTGTGGCTTTGCAGTACAGACCAGGGTGGCAGCTCTTGGTGGAAACCAGGGGGGAGGCTGTGGCCTCAAGCATTTCCCCGCTGGTTTCCTGAAATGGAAGAATCACACAGACATGTTAGAGTCTTGCTTTTAACAGCTTTTTCCGTGGCGCCATCACTCCTCCTGACTGGAGATGGGATGTGATTACAGTAAGCTGATCACCCCAGCCTCAGTGCAGGAATAACACAGGTAGAGGGTGTATTAACTGACTTCTAGAGGGACTATCATACACTTTCAAAACACCCAGGTTTTCAAAGCTTTGCCTGATTTGCCAGATAAATGCTCTTACTGCTGATTGATGTGGCACAGCGTCATCTCGTGGCTGGCTGGTCCCAGCTGCAAACACGTGGGGGTCCTGTGGGGACATTTAATGTCATGCCCCATTAGTTTCTTACAGGAACTcaggtttatttttctgctcttgttaAAACTTGCTTCCCCCAAAGAGAAATTTGATCCTTCTAATTCAGTGCTGTTAGcaatttatttcagcattttcttcctGGTTGTATTAATGGTCAAAAATTCCCTCAATTCAAGATGTTCTCCTGCGGTTGTGTAGGAAACTGTGGTCCACTGGCCAAGGTGCTTCagaaaaggtcttttccagctgaaTATCTGGGACTCCTTGAACTCCAAACTAGGGAAGCAGCTAAGCAAAAAGTAcaaattcagattatttcagATTCTGCAGTTAATGTCCAGGTGTGGATCTGGTGGTTGCTGAGCAAAAGGTCTCCCTCTCTCTCACGTTATGTTCCTTGTCTGTTTAAAAGCACCTGAAACTTCACCAGAGTTCACCAAGCAGCAAACTGTGCTGCCTCCTCAGCTGTGTTGCAGCTGGACTGGGAAAACCGCTGAGTaggtattttttcccctcacatcAGTTGGCAGAGCATGGGTTACTTTTGCCCTGAAATCATTCTTGAGCTAAAAACTAAGCACAGGGCATGCGCAGAGTagctgagagctggtgttttAGTTGGCAGGAGAATAGAAGTGTGGGAAGTCCCTGCATCCCTGACCACTTCCCCTCCACCGCCTGCTCTTAATTCCTTCACTGGCCAGAGGATGTTGCTGCAGACCGGAGCAAGGCTGGGAGTGCTCTGCCTGGGATGCAGATGGGGCTATGCATCCCATTCGGTACTTACTGACATGTTAggtaaactagattttttttgcCAGCAATAACTCTGGCTGTGGGTTTGCGACAGGCTGTTTTTGGCAGTGATGACCGGCTTGGCCACCCACATCATTTGTTGGCATCGCTGGAGGGTGCTGCCCTTCTGCTGTACCCGCTCAGCCATCTGCAGCTGAGATGTGCTCCAGCTGAGATCGCCTCCCTCCCCTCCAAGGGAGGGGATTTTCATTTCAGCTCAGACTGGTCCCCTGATCCAGTTCATAGGATGTTTGTGAAAAGGAATTTGGGAGGagcagaggcagggaaggaagCACTGGTTTACATCCTCCAGAAAAGCTGCACTATGAAACCACATCCTGGCAGACCAGTACTGACAGGGGACCACACTGCTCCCCTGTAGATGTTTCAGGTGGCTCAGCCACTCTCTAGGCTCCCCTGTACATGATGGGACCACTCAGGGTCTGTATTTCTACTCTGTTATATCTCAGGGCTACATCT
Coding sequences within:
- the CYS1 gene encoding cystin-1, encoding MVNLSPQPPGAQAPLTLGRAQECHLSQTKKRGQEKAADPRVLCEEAAALPAPGRRAPAGGRCGELAAGGGGGGGGGPPPEQAAVSSINLSGPENNADHQCPQRNSKKPAGKSTISYDYSEEELMASIEREYCR